A genomic window from Anthocerotibacter panamensis C109 includes:
- the nrdR gene encoding transcriptional regulator NrdR, whose translation MLCPFCSHPNSRVLESRSADESSSIRRRRECLECRKRFTTYERVEFVPLVVIKRSGKRESFDRFKILKGVTIACEKTGVTRSQIEDLVDTIETELQQRALREVTTQLIGERVLKSLRELNEVAYVRFASVYRQFQGISDFVEELGRLPADHMTRAKLEDILHLETQ comes from the coding sequence ATGTTGTGTCCCTTTTGCAGCCATCCTAACAGTAGAGTCCTCGAGTCTCGCTCGGCGGACGAAAGCAGCAGCATTCGTCGTCGCCGCGAGTGCTTGGAGTGCCGCAAGCGCTTCACTACCTACGAGCGCGTTGAGTTTGTGCCTTTAGTGGTCATCAAGCGCAGCGGCAAGCGTGAGTCTTTTGACCGCTTCAAGATCCTCAAGGGTGTGACCATCGCCTGTGAGAAGACGGGGGTGACCCGCTCTCAGATCGAAGACTTAGTGGACACCATTGAGACGGAGTTACAGCAGCGGGCCTTACGGGAAGTGACGACGCAGCTCATTGGCGAGCGGGTCCTCAAGAGCTTGCGCGAACTCAACGAAGTCGCCTATGTGCGCTTCGCTTCGGTCTATCGCCAGTTCCAGGGTATCTCCGACTTTGTAGAAGAATTGGGCCGCCTGCCTGCCGATCACATGACCCGCGCCAAACTCGAAGACATCCTCCACTTGGAGACGCAGTAA
- the murA gene encoding UDP-N-acetylglucosamine 1-carboxyvinyltransferase, translating into MVHTNIIAATKSDPGRLLIQGGVNLSGHLPVSGAKNSALALMAGTLLACGPSLIHNVPPLADITILSKLLQSMGVRVERTGNSLTIDPTYITTHRAPYEMVSQLRASFFILGPLLARLGMARVPLPGGCAIGARPVDLHVRGLSALGAEVSIEHGIVEARATQLRGTHIYLDYPSVGATETIMMAATLAEGETILENAAREPEVSDLANFCIALGAQIQGAGTPQIVIKGRPHLHAAEYTVIPDRVETVTLLIAGAITNSTVTIGPVVVEHLSAPLTKLRDIGYRVELVGADTLQIAPGAARIGVDLETLPFPGFPTDMQALFTALLAVAEGTSIITERVYENRLGHVAELRRMGADIRTHDRIAIVQGVSHLSGAPVQATDLRAAAALIIAGLAAHGQTEIRGLHHLDRGYQDLEGKLRAVGARIERVISPEV; encoded by the coding sequence GTGGTCCATACCAATATTATCGCAGCGACAAAGAGTGATCCCGGACGCTTGCTGATCCAGGGAGGAGTGAACTTGAGCGGTCATCTGCCCGTGAGCGGGGCCAAAAACTCGGCGCTCGCGCTGATGGCTGGGACCTTACTGGCCTGCGGGCCGAGCCTTATTCACAATGTCCCTCCTCTAGCTGACATCACGATCCTTAGTAAATTGCTCCAATCTATGGGCGTGCGCGTAGAGCGCACCGGAAACAGCCTCACCATCGACCCGACGTATATCACCACCCACCGGGCACCCTACGAAATGGTGAGCCAGTTGCGGGCTAGTTTCTTTATCTTGGGACCTCTTTTAGCGCGTTTGGGCATGGCTCGCGTCCCCCTTCCGGGCGGATGCGCCATCGGAGCGCGGCCCGTAGACCTGCATGTGCGTGGTCTCAGCGCGCTGGGGGCCGAAGTCAGTATCGAACATGGCATTGTCGAGGCACGGGCCACCCAACTGCGCGGGACCCACATCTATCTGGACTACCCAAGCGTAGGCGCGACCGAGACGATCATGATGGCAGCGACCCTGGCGGAGGGAGAGACCATCCTCGAAAACGCTGCTCGCGAACCTGAAGTGAGCGACTTGGCTAATTTTTGTATTGCCCTAGGAGCACAGATCCAGGGTGCTGGGACGCCCCAAATTGTGATCAAAGGCCGCCCACACCTGCACGCAGCCGAGTACACCGTCATCCCTGACCGGGTCGAGACGGTGACGCTACTGATTGCCGGGGCGATCACTAATTCCACAGTGACTATCGGTCCGGTCGTAGTTGAGCATCTATCGGCCCCGCTGACCAAACTACGCGATATCGGCTATCGGGTTGAATTGGTCGGAGCCGATACCCTCCAGATCGCCCCAGGAGCCGCCCGCATCGGCGTGGATCTTGAGACGCTCCCTTTTCCCGGCTTCCCCACGGATATGCAAGCGCTGTTCACGGCGCTATTGGCGGTCGCGGAGGGGACCAGTATCATCACCGAGCGCGTGTACGAGAATCGCTTGGGCCACGTCGCAGAGCTGCGGCGCATGGGGGCGGATATCCGTACCCATGACCGGATCGCCATCGTTCAGGGCGTCTCCCATCTGTCGGGAGCCCCCGTCCAGGCTACAGACCTCCGGGCGGCGGCGGCGCTGATCATCGCGGGGCTAGCAGCACACGGTCAGACCGAAATCCGGGGCTTGCACCACCTAGACCGGGGGTATCAAGACCTAGAGGGGAAACTCCGGGCTGTCGGAGCCCGGATTGAGCGTGTTATTTCCCCGGAAGTCTGA